Proteins from one Labrenzia sp. CE80 genomic window:
- a CDS encoding response regulator transcription factor, whose amino-acid sequence MPDTAAFHFIIADDHPLFRGALKQTLETQYPNARIDEAGALEDVTGKLEEDGDVDLILLDLTMPGMRGFSGLMYLRAQYSGVPVVIVSANEEAQAIRRCIEFGASGFIPKSHGIEVIREAIAAVMEGNMWTPPEVDLGADDGSADLVQRLATLTPQQVRVLMMLSEGLLNKQIAYELSVSEATVKAHVSAILQKLGVESRTQAVIAASKIEAGQWQMGGEGEDQAASAT is encoded by the coding sequence GTGCCGGATACAGCAGCGTTTCATTTTATCATTGCAGATGACCATCCGCTGTTTCGGGGGGCGTTGAAGCAGACACTCGAGACGCAATACCCCAACGCGCGTATCGACGAGGCCGGCGCGTTGGAGGATGTCACCGGGAAACTGGAAGAAGACGGTGATGTGGATCTCATATTGCTCGATCTTACCATGCCGGGCATGCGCGGCTTTTCCGGCTTGATGTACCTGCGGGCACAATATTCCGGCGTGCCGGTTGTGATTGTTTCAGCCAATGAGGAAGCGCAAGCAATCCGACGCTGCATTGAGTTTGGAGCCTCCGGCTTCATTCCAAAGTCCCATGGCATTGAGGTTATCCGGGAAGCGATTGCAGCTGTCATGGAAGGCAACATGTGGACGCCGCCGGAGGTTGATCTCGGGGCCGATGATGGCAGTGCGGATCTCGTGCAGCGCTTGGCTACACTGACACCTCAGCAGGTACGTGTGCTCATGATGCTGTCGGAAGGCCTCCTGAACAAGCAGATCGCTTATGAGCTTTCTGTGTCCGAGGCGACCGTGAAGGCGCATGTGTCAGCGATCCTTCAAAAGCTAGGCGTGGAAAGCCGCACACAGGCGGTGATTGCAGCTTCGAAAATTGAGGCCGGTCAATGGCAGATGGGCGGCGAAGGCGAGGATCAGGCCGCTAGCGCGACCTGA
- a CDS encoding PAS domain-containing hybrid sensor histidine kinase/response regulator, with product MLHGWLVIFSAVGYILLLFAIASYGDRMPRRFVPGRRGRPFIYALSLSVYCTSWTFYGSVGGASRNGMEFLTIYIGPMLVFALGYPILRRIIRVAKTERITSIADFIGARYGKSQSVAAVATIIAVIGIIPYIALQLKAVSQSITTMIGPLMPPGGSSYFPVFDDITLLIAIGMAIFTWLFGTRHIDATEHQEGLMLAIAAEAIVKLVAFLAVGFWVTYSLYDGPFDLVRAISGAPEVAEVFEQPINQGNWLVMTVLSTFAVILLPRQFHVTVTENNSEAELRRAVWLFPLYLILINLFVVPIAAAGLLRFGEDINPDTFVLALPIDSGQHWLALFAFIGGLSAATAMVIVATVALAIMISNDIVVPLILRRRSEDEIVAVSGKDMSRLLLNVRRTAIFAILLLAYAYYRTAGDTAALVSIGLLSFAAIAQFAPAFVGALVWRRATARGAITGMAVGFAFWLYTLLLPTFAESGLISSTILQTGPLGLELLKPQSLLGIELDPFVHGTLWSLLVNVFLFIAVSLMRQPEPAEKLQANIFVPVDLAPAPGLRLWRTSVTSGDLKATIARYLGEERTDRSFNRYARERGLVLDADATADANLLRFSEQLLASAIGAASSRLVLSLMLKRHDPSTKGAVKLLDDASAAIQYNRDLLQTALDQVRQGIGVFDRDLRLICWNRQFRDLLGLPSEYGQVGTTLDTIIRHNAVRGEHGDGPVEAIVADRLEKLVVVQETFQERMTSSGLVLEVRISPMPDGGIVTTFTDITERVMAEDALARANETLERRVRERTEELTHVNQRLVQATHAAEEANIGKTRFLAAAGHDILQPLNAARLYASVLVDQLQEGESGGLVRNVEAALESVEDIIGAVLDISRLDTGALKPEQTIFRIDVLLKALELEFEPVARDKGLDLRFVSTSVSIRSDRRLLRRLLQNLVSNAVKYTAHGKVLVGCRLRGGKVIVEVHDTGMGIPDTKQKLIFEEFQRLDDGMRVAKGLGLGLSIVDRISHVLDHPVQLVSDSGSGSCFRVELPQAAPVPLEVTAPKAPVAAGHLDGLCVLAIDNEPDILNGMRHLLENWHCDVITARDDLEAAQYLSEANKTPDIVVIDYHLDEGTGIEAVIRLRWKFGANLPAILVTADRSRAVRAEAAAKSIDMFNKPVKPAALRAHLARCRAGLTAAE from the coding sequence ATGTTGCATGGATGGCTCGTGATATTTTCGGCAGTGGGATACATCCTGCTGCTCTTTGCCATTGCCAGTTATGGCGATCGCATGCCGCGCCGGTTCGTACCGGGAAGACGCGGCAGGCCGTTCATCTATGCTCTTTCGCTCTCCGTCTATTGCACATCCTGGACATTCTACGGCTCGGTCGGCGGAGCGAGCCGGAATGGCATGGAGTTCCTGACGATCTACATCGGTCCGATGCTGGTGTTTGCACTTGGTTACCCGATCCTGCGCCGGATCATTCGGGTTGCGAAAACCGAGCGCATTACCTCGATTGCCGATTTCATTGGAGCGCGTTATGGCAAGAGCCAGTCGGTTGCCGCGGTCGCGACCATCATCGCAGTCATAGGAATCATCCCCTACATTGCGCTACAGCTGAAAGCGGTCTCCCAGTCGATCACAACGATGATTGGGCCGCTAATGCCCCCTGGTGGCAGCAGCTATTTCCCCGTCTTTGATGACATCACGTTGCTGATCGCGATCGGCATGGCGATTTTCACTTGGTTGTTCGGTACGCGCCACATCGATGCAACAGAACACCAGGAAGGCCTGATGCTGGCGATCGCAGCGGAGGCGATTGTCAAGCTGGTTGCCTTCCTCGCAGTCGGCTTTTGGGTCACCTATTCGCTCTACGACGGGCCCTTCGACCTGGTCCGGGCCATCTCCGGTGCACCAGAAGTCGCAGAGGTCTTTGAGCAGCCGATCAATCAGGGCAACTGGCTCGTCATGACGGTTCTGTCGACCTTTGCCGTGATCCTGCTTCCGCGCCAGTTCCACGTCACAGTGACCGAGAACAACTCCGAAGCCGAGTTGCGGCGCGCTGTCTGGCTGTTCCCGCTTTACCTGATTCTGATCAACTTGTTTGTCGTTCCAATTGCCGCTGCCGGCCTGCTGCGCTTCGGTGAGGACATCAACCCAGACACGTTTGTCCTCGCCCTACCGATCGATTCAGGGCAGCATTGGCTCGCGCTTTTTGCCTTCATCGGAGGCCTGTCGGCAGCAACAGCGATGGTCATTGTGGCCACGGTCGCTCTTGCGATCATGATTTCAAACGACATCGTCGTGCCGCTGATCCTGCGCCGACGAAGCGAGGACGAGATCGTCGCGGTCAGCGGCAAGGACATGAGCCGCCTGCTGCTGAACGTTCGCCGGACGGCAATATTCGCCATATTGCTGCTTGCCTACGCTTATTACCGCACGGCAGGTGACACGGCTGCGCTTGTGTCCATCGGGCTTTTGTCGTTCGCCGCCATTGCCCAGTTTGCACCGGCCTTTGTCGGCGCCCTGGTCTGGCGCAGAGCAACTGCACGCGGCGCGATCACCGGAATGGCCGTTGGCTTTGCGTTCTGGCTTTACACTTTGCTGTTGCCGACGTTTGCCGAATCTGGACTGATTTCCAGTACGATTCTTCAGACCGGGCCATTGGGGCTGGAGCTGCTCAAGCCTCAGTCGCTTCTTGGGATCGAGCTTGACCCCTTTGTGCACGGGACGCTCTGGAGCCTCCTGGTTAACGTGTTCCTGTTCATCGCGGTGTCCCTGATGCGCCAACCGGAACCTGCCGAAAAACTGCAAGCCAACATCTTTGTGCCGGTTGACCTGGCGCCGGCTCCCGGCCTGCGCCTGTGGCGCACAAGCGTTACCAGCGGTGATCTCAAAGCCACCATAGCCAGATACCTTGGCGAAGAACGGACCGATCGGTCATTCAACCGCTATGCGCGGGAACGCGGCCTTGTGCTCGACGCGGATGCAACCGCCGATGCAAACCTTCTGCGCTTTTCCGAGCAACTTCTGGCCAGTGCTATTGGCGCGGCCTCCTCGCGCCTTGTCCTGTCGCTGATGCTGAAAAGACATGACCCCTCCACAAAAGGCGCCGTCAAACTGCTCGATGATGCTTCAGCGGCCATCCAGTATAACCGCGACCTCTTGCAGACTGCGCTTGATCAGGTCCGCCAGGGCATCGGCGTCTTTGACCGGGACCTGCGGCTGATCTGCTGGAATCGCCAATTCCGCGACCTCCTCGGCCTGCCTTCGGAATATGGTCAGGTCGGGACTACGCTCGATACAATCATTCGGCACAACGCCGTTCGCGGCGAACACGGCGACGGCCCTGTCGAGGCGATTGTAGCGGATCGACTGGAAAAGCTTGTGGTCGTACAAGAGACCTTTCAGGAACGCATGACGTCGTCCGGGCTTGTTCTGGAAGTCAGGATCAGCCCGATGCCCGATGGCGGCATCGTGACGACCTTTACAGATATCACCGAGCGGGTCATGGCAGAGGATGCGCTTGCGCGCGCCAACGAAACCCTCGAACGACGCGTGCGGGAGCGAACCGAGGAACTGACCCATGTGAACCAGCGTCTGGTTCAGGCCACCCACGCAGCCGAAGAAGCCAACATTGGCAAGACCCGTTTTTTGGCAGCAGCCGGTCATGACATTCTGCAGCCGCTGAATGCCGCACGGCTTTATGCCTCAGTGCTCGTCGACCAATTGCAGGAAGGCGAGAGCGGTGGCCTCGTTCGGAACGTTGAAGCAGCGCTTGAATCCGTGGAAGACATCATCGGAGCGGTTCTCGATATCTCCCGTCTGGACACGGGTGCCCTCAAGCCGGAGCAAACCATCTTCCGTATCGATGTGCTGCTGAAGGCGCTGGAACTGGAGTTTGAACCGGTGGCCCGGGACAAGGGTCTTGATCTGCGCTTTGTCTCAACGAGCGTCTCGATCCGCTCGGACCGCAGGCTCCTGCGCCGCCTGCTGCAGAACCTGGTTTCAAACGCCGTCAAATACACGGCCCATGGCAAGGTTCTGGTCGGCTGCAGGCTCCGTGGCGGCAAGGTGATCGTTGAGGTCCATGACACCGGCATGGGCATACCGGACACTAAACAGAAACTGATCTTTGAAGAGTTTCAACGCCTTGACGACGGCATGCGTGTCGCCAAGGGACTTGGGCTTGGATTGTCGATCGTGGATCGCATCTCTCACGTTCTGGATCATCCCGTTCAGCTTGTCTCTGACTCCGGAAGTGGCTCCTGTTTCCGCGTAGAGCTGCCCCAGGCTGCCCCGGTTCCGCTGGAAGTCACGGCACCCAAGGCACCTGTTGCGGCTGGTCACCTGGACGGGCTTTGCGTGCTCGCAATCGACAACGAGCCAGACATCCTCAATGGCATGCGCCATCTCTTGGAGAATTGGCATTGCGACGTAATCACCGCCAGGGACGATCTGGAGGCGGCTCAATACCTTTCGGAAGCGAACAAGACCCCGGACATCGTTGTGATCGACTATCACCTCGATGAAGGCACGGGGATTGAAGCAGTGATCCGTCTACGATGGAAATTCGGCGCCAACCTTCCGGCGATCCTGGTGACTGCAGACCGAAGCCGCGCCGTTCGCGCAGAAGCGGCGGCCAAGTCTATCGACATGTTCAACAAACCGGTCAAGCCGGCAGCCTTGCGGGCGCATCTCGCCCGCTGCCGCGCAGGGCTCACCGCAGCGGAGTAA
- a CDS encoding PAS domain S-box protein, with amino-acid sequence MDQVLDEHSERQSTVSDARLASVFDTAADGIVVIDERCQVLAFNKACEKLFGYTATELIGDNVIKIMPADFAAAHDGFVQHYLDTGEKKIIGIGREVRGRHKDGTEFPVELSVGDASTPEGRQFIGILRDLRPRKSVEERLAQAQAQLVHMTRISAMDEMGAAIAHELNQPLTAILLYLQSVSRKAGTSTDFDPMMLSVILKAEKEAERAGEIIQRMRQLVEKKEPEREQIEVASFAKACIELVELGTNERRSIFTSSVVSGLPTLPADPVQIRQVLVNLLKNAREAVSESMIKNVHLAVDLKDGFVEFQVSDTGTGVPEDMVPELFKAFTGKKQRGLGLGLAISRSIAQNHGGDLLLGPCVSGRGATFILKLPVGTARCANDAGALCD; translated from the coding sequence ATGGATCAGGTATTAGACGAACATAGCGAGCGGCAATCGACCGTCTCGGACGCACGTCTGGCGAGTGTATTTGACACCGCTGCCGATGGCATCGTTGTGATTGATGAACGCTGCCAGGTGCTTGCCTTCAACAAGGCGTGTGAGAAGCTATTTGGCTACACGGCTACCGAACTGATCGGCGACAACGTCATCAAAATCATGCCGGCTGATTTTGCCGCGGCTCATGACGGCTTTGTTCAGCATTATCTTGATACGGGCGAGAAGAAGATCATTGGAATTGGCCGCGAGGTACGTGGACGGCACAAGGACGGTACGGAATTTCCTGTCGAACTCTCCGTCGGCGATGCTTCGACGCCCGAGGGGCGCCAGTTCATAGGCATTCTGAGGGACTTGAGGCCCCGAAAGTCCGTTGAGGAGAGACTGGCGCAAGCGCAGGCGCAGCTCGTGCACATGACACGTATAAGTGCGATGGACGAAATGGGTGCTGCGATTGCGCATGAACTCAATCAACCGCTGACGGCCATCCTGCTCTACCTGCAGTCGGTATCCCGCAAGGCAGGCACAAGTACCGACTTTGATCCGATGATGCTCAGCGTCATTTTAAAGGCGGAAAAGGAAGCAGAGCGCGCCGGCGAAATCATTCAACGGATGCGTCAGCTTGTTGAAAAGAAAGAGCCAGAGCGCGAGCAAATCGAGGTCGCCTCATTTGCTAAGGCCTGTATCGAGCTCGTTGAGCTCGGCACAAATGAGCGACGCTCTATCTTCACGTCTTCCGTAGTGTCCGGGTTGCCGACGCTCCCTGCGGATCCGGTGCAGATCAGGCAGGTGTTGGTCAATTTGTTGAAAAACGCTCGTGAGGCGGTCAGTGAAAGCATGATCAAAAACGTTCATCTGGCGGTCGACTTGAAGGATGGCTTTGTTGAATTTCAGGTCAGTGATACGGGGACAGGGGTTCCCGAGGATATGGTGCCTGAATTATTCAAAGCCTTTACCGGCAAAAAACAGAGGGGGCTCGGGTTGGGACTCGCGATCTCCAGGTCAATCGCCCAGAACCACGGCGGTGACCTCTTGCTCGGTCCATGCGTTTCTGGGCGCGGAGCAACATTTATCTTGAAATTACCGGTCGGTACTGCGCGCTGCGCAAATGACGCCGGTGCACTGTGTGACTGA
- a CDS encoding response regulator, translated as MTSDAKAIYIVDDDPAVRDALSVVFSMEGFVVETFSDGETFVSSASKTHPACVVLDVHMPGRSGIEILKALNGEDYPAPIFIISGQGDIPMAVEAIRNGAFDFIEKPFSAETVVGRINDGIAAMEKRQLENDPTVFEGSELLTRREREVLQEITGGASNKEAGRILGISPRTVEVHRARIMEKLGARNAADLVRIVLGRA; from the coding sequence ATGACGAGCGATGCGAAAGCCATCTACATCGTTGATGACGATCCAGCGGTGCGTGACGCACTGTCTGTCGTGTTCAGCATGGAGGGTTTCGTAGTTGAAACCTTTTCAGATGGCGAAACGTTCGTAAGTTCTGCGAGCAAGACCCATCCGGCCTGCGTTGTTCTTGATGTCCACATGCCGGGTCGATCGGGAATCGAAATCCTTAAGGCACTGAATGGCGAGGACTATCCAGCTCCGATCTTCATCATCTCCGGTCAGGGCGATATTCCCATGGCGGTCGAGGCGATTCGGAATGGTGCCTTTGACTTTATTGAGAAGCCTTTTTCCGCCGAGACCGTGGTCGGTCGGATCAATGACGGCATCGCTGCGATGGAAAAGCGTCAGCTTGAAAACGATCCAACAGTCTTTGAAGGGTCGGAGCTTTTGACACGGCGGGAACGTGAAGTCTTGCAGGAAATCACCGGCGGAGCCTCAAATAAGGAAGCAGGTCGTATCCTAGGGATCAGTCCACGGACGGTTGAGGTTCACAGGGCACGGATCATGGAAAAACTCGGCGCTCGAAATGCCGCTGATCTCGTGCGGATTGTTCTGGGTCGGGCATAG
- a CDS encoding response regulator translates to MRIHIIEDDLAVSDALATVLSVLGHAPLCYPDAESFLAKPSPTSDDLVIVDLGLPGIGGEEVVRLLELNSESPRVIVISGHSKSKLERKLPQFASMTVLRKPLSFPALAEHLN, encoded by the coding sequence GTGCGTATTCACATAATCGAGGATGATCTGGCGGTCTCTGATGCTCTGGCCACTGTTCTGAGTGTCCTTGGTCATGCGCCGCTTTGCTATCCCGATGCGGAGAGCTTTTTGGCAAAGCCGTCGCCAACTTCTGATGATCTGGTGATAGTTGATCTGGGTCTTCCCGGTATCGGTGGGGAGGAAGTGGTTCGGCTATTGGAGCTGAACTCGGAGTCGCCACGGGTGATCGTGATTTCTGGTCATTCAAAGTCCAAGCTGGAGCGAAAACTGCCACAGTTTGCGTCCATGACGGTTCTGCGCAAGCCTCTATCATTTCCTGCGCTTGCTGAACATTTGAACTGA
- a CDS encoding helix-turn-helix domain-containing protein has translation MAYLEHEANGQYGAARATARPMTVAAQPTFEAFGAKLANFGAHDVVYYEGDEAKRLYQLASGTIMLFKLLPDGRRQVVEVLRPGDIFGLSAGEEQDCTAETLTEATVREVDLKQVEASAELQRQLTKCLTNQMNILHEHAVLLGRKSAVERVASFLMYLVPNRGGGVGCVGPDPSKSEDGCDLQLHMTRQEIADYLGLTIETVSRVVSDLKRRGVIRIDRSDKIHLNRICGLCQMTGIH, from the coding sequence ATGGCATACTTGGAACACGAAGCGAACGGTCAATATGGCGCTGCGCGGGCGACTGCGCGCCCTATGACAGTCGCAGCTCAACCGACATTTGAGGCCTTCGGTGCCAAACTCGCGAATTTCGGCGCACATGACGTCGTGTATTACGAGGGCGACGAAGCCAAGCGTCTGTACCAGCTAGCAAGCGGCACGATCATGCTCTTCAAGCTGCTCCCGGACGGACGGCGGCAGGTTGTCGAAGTCCTGCGCCCCGGCGACATCTTTGGTTTGTCTGCCGGTGAGGAACAAGATTGTACCGCTGAGACGCTAACCGAGGCGACGGTTCGCGAAGTCGACCTTAAACAGGTCGAAGCATCGGCTGAACTTCAGCGCCAGCTTACAAAATGCCTGACCAACCAGATGAATATTCTGCATGAACACGCGGTTTTACTGGGTCGTAAGTCCGCCGTCGAACGCGTTGCGTCGTTCTTGATGTACCTCGTGCCCAACCGTGGTGGCGGTGTCGGCTGCGTCGGGCCTGATCCGAGCAAATCGGAGGATGGCTGTGATCTTCAGCTGCATATGACGCGTCAGGAAATTGCTGATTATCTAGGTTTGACGATCGAAACAGTGAGCCGCGTGGTGTCTGACCTCAAGCGTCGCGGCGTGATCCGGATCGATCGGTCCGACAAGATCCATCTGAACCGGATTTGCGGTCTGTGCCAGATGACGGGTATTCACTGA
- the hemN gene encoding oxygen-independent coproporphyrinogen III oxidase translates to MTDTFSSYAMRNVPRYTSYPTAPHFNAGVTDVVYSDWLGALSPQDSLSLYLHVPYCREICHYCGCYTKATRKEAPLLSYAKTLGQELELVVDHLKTPGQVRHIHWGGGTPSLLPEQSLLDLAGMMRVLFDFSPDIEHAIELDPRYVSVSLAETLVTMGVNRASLGVQDFDPAVQVAIGRVQSYDLVKAATEHLRSAGLTALNFDLMYGLPEQTLETIRDTVARTVELNPGRIALFGYAHVPWMKKHQRLIDESRLPSAAERLALAEAARTDLLSAGYVAIGLDHFARPDDSMAIAEQQGKLRRNFQGYTTDTGDQLIGFGVSSIGKLSRGYIQNMPDVRHWSRAISDGKLPVAKGIALSTDDRLRGSIIEQLMTNHLCDIEETCRQFSIEPADLLPSMDALEELVDQGLVRLDGWTVIIPKRGQSYVRLAAAAFDAYLGGQHAGAGKHSMAV, encoded by the coding sequence ATGACTGACACATTCTCATCCTATGCCATGCGCAACGTGCCGCGCTACACCAGTTATCCGACTGCGCCGCATTTTAATGCGGGCGTTACCGATGTAGTCTATTCGGATTGGCTTGGCGCGCTGTCGCCTCAAGACAGTCTCTCGCTTTATTTGCACGTCCCCTATTGCCGTGAAATTTGCCACTACTGCGGCTGCTACACAAAGGCAACGCGCAAGGAGGCCCCGCTTCTTTCCTACGCCAAAACGCTCGGTCAGGAGCTGGAGCTGGTTGTCGATCACCTAAAGACACCAGGTCAGGTCAGACACATTCACTGGGGCGGCGGGACGCCGAGCCTATTGCCTGAGCAGAGCCTTCTTGACCTTGCCGGGATGATGCGGGTCCTGTTCGATTTTTCACCGGACATCGAACATGCCATTGAGCTTGACCCACGGTACGTTAGCGTATCTCTCGCCGAAACGCTGGTGACAATGGGTGTCAATCGGGCGAGCCTTGGCGTTCAAGATTTCGACCCCGCCGTTCAGGTCGCAATTGGGCGCGTTCAATCCTATGACCTCGTCAAGGCCGCAACCGAGCACCTGCGGAGTGCCGGCTTGACTGCGTTGAATTTCGATCTGATGTATGGCTTGCCGGAACAGACGCTTGAGACCATCCGTGACACGGTTGCGCGCACCGTCGAGCTAAATCCGGGTCGGATCGCATTGTTTGGCTATGCCCATGTGCCATGGATGAAAAAACATCAGCGCCTGATTGATGAAAGCCGCCTTCCCTCCGCTGCAGAGCGCCTCGCCCTTGCCGAAGCGGCTCGCACCGACCTTTTGAGCGCCGGCTATGTAGCAATCGGCCTTGATCATTTTGCGAGACCCGACGATTCGATGGCGATCGCGGAGCAGCAGGGAAAGCTGCGCCGGAATTTTCAGGGCTACACTACGGACACGGGCGACCAACTGATAGGTTTTGGCGTGTCATCGATTGGGAAGCTCAGCCGAGGCTACATCCAGAATATGCCAGATGTCAGGCATTGGAGCCGAGCCATTTCGGATGGAAAGCTTCCAGTTGCGAAAGGGATCGCACTGAGCACTGACGACCGTCTGCGTGGCAGCATCATCGAACAATTGATGACCAACCATCTGTGCGACATCGAAGAGACCTGCCGACAGTTCAGCATCGAACCAGCTGATCTCCTGCCGTCGATGGACGCGCTTGAGGAGCTGGTCGACCAGGGTCTGGTTCGCCTGGATGGCTGGACGGTGATCATTCCGAAGAGAGGCCAGAGCTATGTACGCCTCGCCGCGGCAGCTTTCGATGCCTATCTTGGCGGGCAGCACGCTGGCGCGGGCAAGCATTCAATGGCAGTTTGA
- a CDS encoding glutathione S-transferase family protein — MVQDAFQIDPTRLHLFGSFDSANLVVRFILEELEMDYRFVEINRANRMNRSPEYLKLNPQGLLPVLIDPDQREPLFETAGILLYLADKTGQLAPQVASPDRGRVLSWLFFLSNTLHADLRISFRPKRYMSDEAGMPHLAAALETRIEQGFSHLETAFQGSVGPYILGSTPSVLDFYAAACVRWYQLYPAARVFDEDRWPALHGMLSLLQCRPSVQRAIAMEKIRGSAFLEPQRPDLDEAALLGA, encoded by the coding sequence ATGGTGCAGGACGCCTTCCAGATCGATCCAACCCGGCTTCATCTGTTCGGGTCATTTGACAGCGCCAATCTGGTGGTGCGTTTCATTCTCGAAGAGCTCGAAATGGATTATCGCTTCGTCGAGATCAACCGCGCCAATCGAATGAACAGGTCGCCTGAATATCTCAAACTCAACCCGCAGGGTTTGCTGCCGGTCCTGATTGATCCCGATCAGAGAGAGCCGCTTTTCGAGACGGCGGGAATTCTTCTTTACCTGGCCGACAAGACTGGGCAACTGGCGCCACAGGTGGCTTCGCCCGACCGGGGCAGAGTCCTGTCATGGCTGTTTTTTCTGTCCAATACGTTGCACGCCGATCTAAGGATATCTTTTCGGCCGAAGCGCTACATGTCGGATGAGGCTGGGATGCCGCATCTGGCCGCCGCCCTGGAGACCCGGATCGAACAAGGCTTCTCGCATCTGGAAACGGCATTCCAAGGATCCGTGGGCCCCTACATTCTGGGTTCGACGCCTTCGGTTCTCGACTTCTATGCTGCTGCCTGTGTCCGGTGGTATCAACTCTACCCTGCGGCGCGGGTATTCGATGAGGATCGCTGGCCGGCGCTTCACGGCATGTTGTCGCTGCTGCAGTGCCGGCCGTCCGTTCAGCGGGCGATCGCAATGGAGAAAATCCGCGGCTCTGCATTTCTGGAACCCCAGCGGCCCGATCTGGACGAGGCGGCCTTGTTGGGCGCCTGA
- a CDS encoding AbrB family transcriptional regulator: protein MNLNWPSWQTWRSTSLTIALGAIGGLVFTVVGLPAAWMSGAMVAVAAAALGRLPVSLPDPLRDALFVVLGLSMGAGVTPEVVDRVSDWPWTMAALVVVVALVTAATFVFLRYAARWDPEAAYFGAIPGALSFVMALAAERKVDLARIAASQSTRLLILIVVLPLFITSTANHPPHGLEPEILPTLLQMAVLFALCVGASLVAVRVGVPGGWLTGAFFMSSALNASGAIPVALPEFVLVPCYIGLGCFIGSRFSSTSLTVFLRIIKASMGAVAVGLCVSTVIALVVSSVLDLPFGQLLLAYAPGGLEVMTLLAFMMDLDPAFVAAHQLVRYIGMVLLLPFATRLFLGPG, encoded by the coding sequence TTGAACTTGAATTGGCCGTCGTGGCAGACGTGGCGCTCGACGTCGCTCACAATTGCCCTCGGAGCGATCGGCGGACTGGTCTTTACAGTTGTGGGCCTGCCTGCAGCGTGGATGTCTGGCGCGATGGTGGCTGTCGCTGCAGCTGCGCTGGGTAGGCTGCCGGTCTCCTTGCCTGACCCTTTGCGCGACGCTCTCTTCGTTGTCTTGGGCCTCTCCATGGGTGCGGGTGTGACCCCTGAGGTGGTCGATCGGGTTAGCGACTGGCCATGGACGATGGCGGCGCTCGTGGTTGTGGTGGCTCTTGTTACGGCGGCGACATTCGTTTTCTTGCGTTATGCAGCTCGATGGGATCCTGAAGCCGCCTACTTTGGCGCAATTCCGGGAGCGCTATCCTTCGTCATGGCTCTTGCTGCAGAACGCAAGGTCGATCTAGCGCGGATCGCTGCGTCCCAATCGACCCGACTCTTGATCCTAATTGTGGTGCTGCCGCTCTTCATTACCTCCACCGCAAACCATCCACCTCACGGTCTTGAGCCGGAGATCTTGCCGACGCTTCTCCAAATGGCGGTCCTGTTTGCGCTATGCGTGGGTGCAAGTCTTGTTGCGGTGCGTGTTGGCGTCCCCGGAGGATGGTTGACGGGGGCGTTCTTCATGAGTTCAGCTTTGAATGCATCCGGCGCTATCCCAGTGGCATTGCCAGAGTTTGTCTTGGTACCGTGCTACATCGGTCTTGGGTGTTTTATCGGAAGTCGCTTCAGTTCAACGTCGCTGACGGTGTTTCTCCGGATCATCAAGGCGAGCATGGGTGCGGTCGCTGTCGGCTTGTGCGTCTCAACCGTGATCGCGCTGGTCGTTTCGTCTGTTCTCGACTTGCCATTCGGCCAGTTGCTCCTGGCCTATGCGCCAGGTGGCCTCGAGGTGATGACCTTACTGGCGTTCATGATGGATCTAGACCCGGCGTTCGTCGCCGCGCATCAGCTGGTTCGTTACATCGGCATGGTACTGCTTTTGCCCTTTGCAACCCGGCTTTTTCTTGGTCCTGGATAA